A segment of the Bordetella flabilis genome:
CAGGCACGACACCGCATACTGCGGCTGGGTGCCGCGCGGATGATGCGGGCAATAGTAGAAGCCCGCCAACCGCGCGCCCTCGTGCTGGAACATGGCGCGCAGCTGCGCCTGTACGGCGCCAAGGGCGGATTCGTCGAAACGGCCGAGCGCCACGCCGGCCTGGTTGCTGATGACGATCAAGGGGTGGCCCAGGCGCCCCAGCAGGGCGACGCCGGCGCGGGCGCCCGTCGCCCATTCCATCAGCGCGGGGTTGACGTTGTAGGGGCGGTCCGCCAGCAGGGTACCGTCCTTGTCCAGGAAGATCGCGGGTTTC
Coding sequences within it:
- a CDS encoding D-glycero-alpha-D-manno-heptose-1,7-bisphosphate 7-phosphatase; this encodes MALKPAIFLDKDGTLLADRPYNVNPALMEWATGARAGVALLGRLGHPLIVISNQAGVALGRFDESALGAVQAQLRAMFQHEGARLAGFYYCPHHPRGTQPQYAVSCLCRKPMPGMLTRAAAEHGIDLKASWFIGDILDDVEAGRRAGCHTMLLDNGNETEWVRGPLRTPDGMAADMHAAARLIARQLPPVHVGGKEAA